One Nomascus leucogenys isolate Asia chromosome 22a, Asia_NLE_v1, whole genome shotgun sequence DNA segment encodes these proteins:
- the CRISP1 gene encoding cysteine-rich secretory protein 1 isoform X2 — translation MEIKHLLFLVAAACLLPMLSMKKKSARDQFNKLVTDLPNVQEEIVNIHNALRRRAVPPASNMLKMSWSEEAAQNARIFSKYCDMTDSNPLERRLPNTFCGENMHMTSYPVSWSSVIGVWYSESTSFKHGEWTTTDDDITTDHYTQIVWATSYLIGCAIASCRQQGSPRYLYVCHYCHD, via the exons ATGGAAATTAAACACCTCTTGTTTTTGGTTGCTGCTGCTTGCTTACTGCCTATGTTGTCCATGAAA AAGAAATCAGCTAGAGACCAATTTAATAAGCTCGTCACTGACTTGCCAAATGTACAAGAAGAGATCGTTAATATACACAACGCCCTGAGGAGAAGAGCAGTTCCACCAGCCAGCAACATGCTGAAGATG AGTTGGAGTGAAGAGGCTGCACAAAACGCCAGAATTTTTTCAAAGTATTGTGATATGACAGACAGCAACCCCCTTGAAAGGAGACTTCCAA ATACCTTTTGTGGAGAAAATATGCATATGACATCTTATCCTGTATCATGGTCAAGTGTAATTGGAGTCTGGTACAGTGAGTCTACAAGTTTCAAACATGGAGAATGGACAACAACAGATGATGACATAACTACTGACCACTACACTCAG ATTGTTTGGGCCACATCTTACCTGATTGGCTGTGCCATTGCATCATGCCGCCAGCAAGGATCACCTCGATATCTCTACGTTTGTCACTATTGTCATGA